The following coding sequences lie in one Saccharopolyspora hordei genomic window:
- a CDS encoding pseudouridine synthase, which produces MRRKPSSPLPQRHGVDPVRMRLPLDGRWRTVRDHLVDRIPKLSPDRIDAMLSSGRIVSTDGPLTLDSPFVPGAFVWFHRDLPVETPVPFAVDVLHRDEHLLVVDKPHFLATTPRGGHVVETALVRLRRELDLPQLSPAHRLDRLTAGLVMFVITPEHRGAYQSLFHDRSVHKEYEAVARVDPDLELPRTVRSRIRKQRGVLRAEEVPGEPNSETRVELVEHRGGLGRYRLLPRTGRTHQLRVHMNRLGVPILGDDLYPVVRARAADDFSSPLQLLATVLEFTDPITGRRRRFESRRTLGSWTGRHDERTEQAVR; this is translated from the coding sequence ATGCGACGCAAGCCCAGCTCGCCGCTGCCGCAGCGGCACGGCGTGGACCCGGTCCGGATGCGGTTGCCCCTCGACGGGCGCTGGCGCACCGTCCGCGACCACCTCGTCGACCGGATCCCCAAGCTCTCCCCCGACCGCATCGACGCGATGCTGTCCAGCGGGCGGATCGTCTCCACCGACGGCCCGCTGACCCTCGACTCGCCGTTCGTCCCGGGCGCGTTCGTCTGGTTCCACCGCGACCTGCCGGTGGAGACGCCGGTGCCGTTCGCGGTCGACGTGCTGCACCGCGACGAGCACCTGCTGGTGGTGGACAAGCCGCACTTCCTGGCCACCACCCCGCGCGGCGGGCACGTCGTGGAGACCGCGCTGGTCCGGTTGCGGCGCGAGCTCGACCTCCCGCAGCTCAGCCCCGCGCACCGGCTGGACCGGCTGACCGCGGGGCTGGTCATGTTCGTGATCACCCCGGAGCACCGGGGCGCCTACCAGTCCCTGTTCCACGACCGGTCGGTGCACAAGGAGTACGAGGCCGTCGCCCGTGTCGACCCCGACCTCGAGCTCCCCCGCACGGTGCGCAGCCGGATCCGCAAGCAGCGCGGCGTGCTGCGCGCCGAGGAAGTGCCGGGCGAGCCCAACAGCGAGACCCGCGTCGAGCTGGTGGAACACCGCGGCGGGCTCGGCCGCTACCGGCTGCTACCGCGGACCGGCCGCACCCACCAGCTGCGGGTGCACATGAACCGGCTGGGCGTGCCGATCCTCGGCGACGACCTGTACCCCGTGGTCCGCGCCCGGGCCGCCGACGACTTCAGCTCCCCGCTGCAGCTGCTGGCCACGGTCCTGGAGTTCACCGACCCGATCACCGGCCGGCGACGGCGCTTCGAGTCCCGCCGGACGCTGGGCAGCTGGACCGGCCGGCACGACGAGCGGACAGAGCAAGCGGTGCGCTGA
- a CDS encoding PrpF domain-containing protein — MHVPATLVRGGTSKCWLFDHAALPATVDTARELEDLLVNAYGAADPVQLDGVGGATPTTSKAAVVRASDTPGIDVDYLFGQVGIGVRRVEWGSNCGNCATAIALWAVARGFVPVTGDRTRVVLRNTNTGAVLEAEVDTTGGRVHEFGTRTVPGTRAGGVAVGLTFLDPAGRTTGSVTPTGRVVDDLIVAGRPAAATMVDAGAPMVLLDAAGLGRTAAEPLAEVRGLVAPLRAARHAASRRMGLSRPGDAPDDAVPKVGIVGPPVAYRTSLGDEVAAGDYDVSVRMLSMNAPHPAIGLTSAVGIAVAAMLDGSVVRAVSTATGPAVRIGTPAGVVAVSCSELAGSLPRRVTVERAARILCEAELLVPDPLPA; from the coding sequence GTGCACGTACCCGCAACACTGGTGCGCGGTGGCACCAGCAAGTGCTGGCTGTTCGACCACGCGGCACTGCCCGCCACGGTGGACACCGCGCGGGAGCTGGAGGACCTGCTGGTCAACGCTTACGGGGCCGCCGATCCGGTCCAGCTCGACGGGGTCGGCGGCGCGACCCCGACCACGTCCAAGGCGGCGGTGGTCCGCGCTTCGGACACCCCGGGCATCGACGTCGACTACCTGTTCGGACAGGTCGGCATCGGCGTCCGGCGCGTGGAGTGGGGCAGCAACTGCGGCAACTGCGCCACCGCCATCGCACTGTGGGCGGTGGCCCGCGGTTTCGTCCCGGTGACCGGTGACCGCACCCGCGTGGTGCTGCGCAACACCAACACGGGCGCGGTGCTGGAGGCCGAGGTCGACACGACCGGCGGTCGGGTGCACGAGTTCGGCACCCGGACCGTGCCCGGCACCCGGGCCGGGGGAGTGGCCGTGGGGCTGACCTTCCTGGACCCGGCCGGACGCACCACCGGCTCGGTCACCCCGACCGGTCGGGTCGTCGACGACCTCATCGTCGCCGGGCGGCCCGCGGCGGCCACCATGGTCGACGCGGGCGCGCCGATGGTGCTGCTGGACGCGGCCGGGCTCGGCCGCACCGCCGCCGAGCCGCTCGCGGAGGTGCGCGGTCTCGTGGCACCGCTGCGCGCGGCCCGGCACGCGGCATCGCGGCGGATGGGGCTCTCCCGCCCCGGTGACGCCCCCGATGACGCGGTGCCCAAGGTCGGCATCGTCGGTCCGCCGGTCGCCTACCGGACCTCGCTGGGCGACGAGGTCGCCGCCGGCGACTACGACGTCTCGGTGCGGATGCTGTCGATGAACGCCCCGCACCCGGCCATCGGCCTGACCTCCGCAGTCGGGATCGCGGTCGCGGCGATGCTGGACGGGTCGGTGGTGCGCGCGGTCTCGACCGCGACCGGGCCGGCGGTGCGGATCGGGACCCCGGCCGGGGTCGTCGCGGTCTCGTGCAGCGAGCTCGCCGGGTCGCTGCCCCGCCGGGTCACGGTGGAACGCGCCGCCCGCATCCTCTGCGAGGCCGAACTCCTGGTGCCCGACCCGCTCCCCGCCTAG
- a CDS encoding MFS transporter, with protein MGAISARERSRTANRAGIGAFIGSTIEWFDFYIYGTASALVFDKVFFPELDGAVGTLVAFATFWIGFLARPLGGVVFGHIGDRLGRKKTLVITLLMMGVSTTLIGVLPGYAQIGAWAPVLLVLIRMVQGIGLGGEWGGSVLIASEHAPKGKSILYGAFAQQGSPVGNTLSTVSFLAISQLPDEAFLGWGWRIPFLASALLVVVGLFIRLRVTESPAMAHLIERKAVAKLPIWEIVRSHPTLLVLGIGACTIGLSATYFKTTFALSWATSELDFDKSSFLTIILVANIVQILVQPFGAVIATAMRSWSRAVTIMLLPEVVLLPLMFVLISTNDYVLAMVGVAIATVPHCLYYAALAGMLASRFPAQVRYTGISLCYQLCGTILGGTTPIVGQFLLNQTGSIAAVIGYAIFQVLLTLGCMLVLLRRPNHDDRAQAEGPRAEAVPA; from the coding sequence ATGGGTGCGATCAGTGCGCGCGAGCGGAGCCGCACGGCCAACCGCGCCGGGATCGGGGCCTTCATCGGCTCGACGATCGAGTGGTTCGACTTCTACATCTACGGCACGGCGTCGGCCTTGGTGTTCGACAAGGTCTTCTTCCCCGAGCTCGACGGTGCCGTCGGGACGCTCGTGGCGTTCGCGACGTTCTGGATCGGCTTCCTCGCCCGCCCGCTGGGCGGCGTCGTCTTCGGCCACATCGGCGACCGGCTGGGGCGGAAGAAGACGCTGGTCATCACGCTGCTGATGATGGGCGTCTCCACCACCCTGATCGGCGTGCTGCCCGGCTACGCCCAGATCGGGGCGTGGGCGCCGGTCCTGCTGGTGCTCATCCGCATGGTGCAGGGCATCGGCCTGGGCGGGGAGTGGGGCGGTTCGGTGCTCATCGCCTCCGAGCACGCGCCCAAGGGCAAGTCCATCCTCTACGGGGCCTTCGCCCAGCAGGGCTCGCCGGTCGGCAACACGCTGAGCACGGTGAGCTTCCTGGCCATCAGCCAGCTGCCGGACGAGGCGTTCCTGGGCTGGGGCTGGCGCATCCCGTTCCTGGCCTCCGCGCTGCTGGTGGTGGTCGGCCTGTTCATCCGGCTGCGGGTCACCGAGTCGCCTGCGATGGCCCACCTGATCGAGCGCAAGGCGGTCGCCAAGCTGCCGATCTGGGAGATCGTGCGCTCGCACCCGACGCTGCTGGTGCTCGGCATCGGCGCCTGCACGATCGGCCTGTCGGCCACCTACTTCAAGACGACCTTCGCGCTGTCCTGGGCCACCAGCGAACTGGACTTCGACAAGAGCTCGTTCCTGACCATCATCCTGGTCGCCAACATCGTGCAGATCCTCGTGCAGCCCTTCGGCGCGGTCATCGCCACCGCGATGCGCAGCTGGTCCCGCGCGGTGACGATCATGCTGCTGCCCGAGGTGGTCCTGCTGCCGCTGATGTTCGTGCTCATCAGCACCAACGACTACGTCCTGGCGATGGTCGGCGTGGCCATCGCGACGGTCCCGCACTGCCTGTACTACGCGGCGCTGGCGGGGATGCTGGCCAGCCGGTTCCCGGCGCAGGTCCGCTACACCGGCATCTCGCTGTGCTACCAGCTGTGCGGCACGATCCTCGGCGGGACCACGCCGATCGTGGGGCAGTTCCTGCTGAACCAGACCGGCTCGATCGCGGCGGTGATCGGGTACGCGATCTTCCAGGTGCTGCTGACCCTGGGCTGCATGCTGGTGCTGCTGCGCCGCCCGAACCACGACGACCGCGCGCAGGCCGAGGGCCCGCGCGCCGAAGCCGTCCCGGCCTGA
- a CDS encoding CoA transferase subunit A: MHDPVAEADPRRADKTTTMREAIATHVTDGATVALEGFTHLIPTAAGHEIIRQGRKDLTIARMTADIVTDQLIAGGCVRKLVSSFVGNSTAGSLGELRRRIETGQPEPLEYEEYSHYGMICRYLAGAQRLPFYPLRSYAGSDVPAVNPDIRKVTSPYPGPDGEPEQVYVVPPLNPDVTIVHAQRADRAGNTQVWGLTGIQAEAVYAARTAIVVVEEVVADEVVRSDPNRTVIPAHAVDAVVECPGGAHPAFVQGYYDRDGEFYRAWSHISKDPDRLQRWLDEWVRGTADHAEYLAKLGAETRQRLAVGEAWSEPVNYGRRL; this comes from the coding sequence ATGCACGACCCGGTCGCCGAGGCGGACCCCCGCAGGGCGGACAAGACCACGACGATGCGGGAGGCGATCGCCACCCACGTCACCGACGGAGCGACGGTCGCGCTGGAGGGCTTCACGCACCTGATCCCCACGGCCGCCGGGCACGAGATCATCCGGCAGGGCCGCAAGGACCTCACGATCGCCCGGATGACCGCCGACATCGTCACCGACCAGCTGATCGCCGGCGGCTGCGTGCGCAAGCTGGTGTCGTCGTTCGTCGGCAACTCCACCGCGGGCTCGCTCGGCGAGCTGCGCCGCCGCATCGAGACCGGGCAGCCCGAGCCGCTGGAGTACGAGGAGTACAGCCACTACGGGATGATCTGCCGCTACCTGGCCGGGGCACAGCGGCTGCCGTTCTACCCGCTGCGCTCCTACGCGGGCAGCGACGTGCCGGCGGTCAACCCCGACATCCGCAAGGTCACCTCGCCCTACCCCGGTCCGGACGGCGAGCCGGAGCAGGTCTACGTGGTGCCGCCGCTGAACCCGGACGTCACGATCGTGCACGCGCAGCGCGCGGACCGGGCCGGCAACACCCAGGTCTGGGGCCTGACCGGCATCCAGGCGGAGGCGGTCTACGCGGCGCGGACCGCAATCGTCGTGGTCGAGGAGGTGGTGGCCGACGAGGTGGTCCGCTCCGACCCGAACCGCACGGTCATCCCCGCGCACGCGGTCGACGCGGTGGTGGAGTGCCCGGGCGGCGCGCACCCGGCGTTCGTGCAGGGCTACTACGACCGGGACGGTGAGTTCTACCGCGCCTGGTCGCACATCAGCAAGGATCCGGACCGGCTCCAGCGGTGGCTCGACGAGTGGGTCCGGGGCACCGCCGACCACGCCGAGTACCTGGCCAAGCTCGGCGCCGAGACCCGGCAGCGGCTGGCGGTCGGCGAGGCGTGGAGCGAGCCGGTCAACTACGGGCGTCGGCTGTGA
- a CDS encoding LysR substrate-binding domain-containing protein — MLDVRRMLVLVEAAERGSLTAAAEALMITPSAASQQVSRLESEVGQPLLHRLPRGVQLTDAGRALVERGRAIRRELRAAQADLKSLATVDRGTLRLGSFPTASASLLPLALTRFSRKHPGIRTTVRSALFAELVDMLHTGEVELAMLWDYEWNRVDDTSLVVDHLLDDPTVLVVPANSELLEEKTIELADLAEHQWIIRADNHPVAEVLRRSCRLAGFEPRISYESHDYQEAQAMVAAGLGIAIAPRLALTNRRHDVRLVSFATDVPAPTRRILLARPAGRTPTPAAAAMVEVLHAVSQKFTGTSLHLTQLGTVRARSAG; from the coding sequence GTGCTCGACGTGAGACGGATGCTGGTGCTGGTGGAGGCCGCCGAGCGCGGCTCGCTGACCGCCGCCGCCGAGGCACTGATGATCACGCCGTCCGCGGCTTCCCAGCAGGTGTCCAGGTTGGAGTCCGAGGTCGGCCAGCCGTTGCTGCACCGGCTGCCGCGCGGGGTGCAGCTCACCGACGCCGGGCGAGCGCTGGTCGAACGCGGACGCGCCATCCGGCGCGAACTGCGTGCCGCACAAGCGGACCTGAAGTCGCTGGCCACAGTGGACCGTGGCACGCTGCGGCTCGGTTCGTTCCCCACCGCCAGCGCCTCGCTGCTGCCGCTGGCGCTGACCCGCTTCTCCCGCAAGCACCCCGGCATCCGCACCACGGTGCGCTCGGCGCTGTTCGCCGAACTCGTCGACATGCTGCACACCGGGGAGGTGGAGCTGGCGATGCTGTGGGACTACGAGTGGAACCGGGTCGACGACACCTCGCTGGTCGTCGACCACCTGCTCGACGACCCGACGGTGCTCGTCGTGCCGGCCAACTCCGAACTGCTGGAGGAGAAGACGATCGAGCTGGCCGACCTGGCCGAGCACCAGTGGATCATCCGCGCGGACAACCACCCCGTCGCCGAGGTCCTCCGCCGCAGCTGCCGCCTCGCCGGTTTCGAGCCGCGCATCTCCTACGAGTCGCACGACTACCAGGAGGCGCAGGCGATGGTCGCCGCCGGGCTGGGCATCGCCATCGCCCCGCGGCTGGCCCTGACCAACCGGCGCCACGACGTGCGACTGGTCTCCTTCGCCACCGACGTGCCCGCGCCGACTCGGCGGATCCTGCTGGCGCGCCCGGCCGGCCGCACCCCCACCCCGGCCGCCGCGGCGATGGTCGAGGTCCTGCACGCGGTGTCGCAGAAGTTCACCGGCACCAGCCTGCACCTCACCCAACTCGGGACCGTGCGCGCCCGCAGCGCGGGCTGA
- a CDS encoding SLC13 family permease — translation MSADMISIGALGVMFVVATVLPINIGILAFIGAFVVGTASLGLSEEEIFEGFPVSLFVTIVGVTYLFSVAQRNGTIDLLVRAGVTLVRGRAALVPWVLFAIAAVLTAFGTFTPAAVALLAPVGMNFAHRFGISQLMVGMMVISGAHAGAFSPIAVSGALVLGMVDQTPLEVAPAALFLASFGFNVLVSLLTFVLLGGPRRGGTTAGGEAEPGGASRLTWRQALTVVALAGLVVGALVFHLEIGFLALLAATALTLVDVKNQAKAVDGISWSTILLVAGMVTYVGILEKAGTVDAVSQGAAGMGAPLFVALLLCFVVAIVSAFASSTAILTAIIPIAVPLLLASHLSAAGLVAALAISTTIVDTSPFSTNGALVLSNARDVDRDRFYRQIVGYTAGLVGAGPVLAWGFLVLPGAV, via the coding sequence ATGTCTGCTGACATGATCTCCATCGGCGCCCTGGGCGTCATGTTCGTGGTCGCCACCGTGCTGCCGATCAACATCGGCATCCTCGCGTTCATCGGCGCCTTCGTCGTCGGGACCGCCTCGCTCGGGCTCTCCGAGGAGGAGATCTTCGAGGGGTTCCCCGTCTCGCTGTTCGTGACGATCGTCGGTGTCACGTACCTGTTCTCGGTCGCCCAGCGCAACGGCACCATCGACCTGCTGGTCCGGGCGGGGGTCACGCTGGTGCGGGGCAGGGCCGCACTGGTCCCGTGGGTGCTGTTCGCGATCGCCGCCGTGCTGACCGCGTTCGGCACCTTCACCCCGGCGGCGGTCGCGCTGCTGGCCCCGGTCGGCATGAACTTCGCGCACCGCTTCGGCATCAGCCAGCTCATGGTCGGCATGATGGTGATCAGCGGCGCGCACGCCGGGGCGTTCTCCCCGATCGCGGTCTCCGGCGCCCTGGTGCTGGGCATGGTCGACCAGACCCCGCTCGAGGTGGCACCGGCCGCGCTGTTCCTGGCCAGCTTCGGGTTCAACGTCCTGGTGTCGCTGCTGACCTTCGTCCTGCTGGGCGGGCCCCGCCGGGGTGGCACCACTGCCGGGGGAGAGGCCGAGCCGGGCGGTGCGTCGCGGCTGACCTGGCGGCAGGCGCTCACGGTGGTGGCGCTGGCCGGGCTGGTCGTGGGCGCCCTGGTGTTCCACCTGGAGATCGGGTTCCTCGCGCTGCTGGCGGCCACCGCGCTGACCCTGGTCGACGTGAAGAACCAGGCCAAGGCGGTCGACGGCATCAGCTGGTCGACGATCCTGCTGGTGGCCGGCATGGTGACCTACGTCGGGATCCTGGAGAAGGCGGGCACGGTCGACGCCGTCTCGCAGGGCGCCGCGGGCATGGGCGCACCGCTGTTCGTGGCGCTGCTGCTGTGCTTCGTGGTGGCCATCGTCTCGGCGTTCGCCTCCTCGACGGCGATCCTGACCGCGATCATCCCGATCGCCGTCCCGCTGCTGCTGGCCAGCCACCTCAGCGCGGCGGGACTGGTCGCCGCGCTGGCGATCTCCACGACCATCGTGGACACCTCGCCGTTCTCCACCAACGGAGCGCTGGTCCTCAGCAACGCCAGGGACGTGGACCGTGACCGCTTCTACCGGCAGATCGTGGGCTACACCGCCGGGCTCGTCGGCGCCGGACCGGTGCTGGCGTGGGGCTTCCTGGTGCTGCCCGGCGCGGTGTGA
- a CDS encoding GNAT family N-acetyltransferase, with protein MVNVLATVSLGPATYQLRRATSADLPGIVDLLADDPLGATRESAADLAPYRAAFAAIDADPAHLLVAATCGDHVVGTVQLTFLPGLSRRGALRAQIEAVRVHEQHRGHGLGGAMVRWCLSEARRRGCALVQLTSDKQRPEAHRFYERLGFTASHEGFKLAL; from the coding sequence GTGGTGAACGTGCTCGCGACGGTGTCCCTCGGACCGGCCACCTACCAGCTGCGCCGGGCGACCAGCGCGGACCTGCCCGGGATCGTGGACCTGCTGGCCGACGACCCGCTCGGGGCAACACGGGAGTCGGCCGCGGACCTGGCACCGTACCGGGCGGCGTTCGCGGCCATCGACGCCGACCCGGCGCACCTGCTGGTGGCCGCCACCTGCGGTGACCACGTCGTGGGGACGGTGCAGCTGACGTTCCTGCCGGGCCTGTCCCGCCGTGGCGCGCTGCGGGCCCAGATCGAGGCGGTGCGGGTGCACGAGCAGCACCGCGGCCACGGCCTCGGCGGTGCGATGGTCCGCTGGTGCCTCAGCGAAGCGCGCCGTCGCGGGTGCGCCCTGGTGCAGCTGACCAGCGACAAGCAGCGTCCGGAGGCGCACCGGTTCTACGAGCGGCTCGGTTTCACCGCCTCCCACGAGGGCTTCAAGCTCGCCCTGTGA
- a CDS encoding LysR substrate-binding domain-containing protein: MELRHLTAFIAVAEELHFGRAAKRLQMAQPPLSQQIRQLERELGVQLFERNTRSVRLTNAGESLLEPARTVLEDVDTAVRAAKAAGRGEYGRVTVGFAGASSHESLPLLTRAVRAAHPGLELVMRGQTYANVALAKVADGSLDLGFVRLPVNQPGVRTRVIEVEELICALPTDHPLARQERIRIEQLADEPFVSFPANAGSTLRDALVKACVSAGFNPRVVQEAPDSYTILALVAAGVGVTLTLTSCQHIQQTGLVYRPLAGDPIRMHAALAWRADNTSAALRTVLEIAEEALPTPTGLKNAD; the protein is encoded by the coding sequence GTGGAGCTTCGCCACCTGACCGCCTTCATCGCGGTCGCCGAGGAACTGCACTTCGGCCGCGCCGCCAAGCGGCTGCAGATGGCTCAGCCGCCGCTGAGCCAGCAGATCCGCCAGCTCGAACGCGAGCTCGGCGTGCAGCTCTTCGAACGCAACACCAGGTCGGTGCGGCTGACCAACGCGGGGGAGTCGTTGTTGGAACCGGCCCGCACGGTGCTCGAGGACGTCGACACCGCGGTGCGGGCGGCCAAGGCGGCCGGCCGCGGCGAGTACGGGCGGGTCACCGTCGGTTTCGCCGGGGCCTCCAGCCACGAGTCGCTGCCGCTGCTGACCCGCGCGGTCCGCGCCGCGCACCCGGGGCTGGAGCTGGTGATGCGCGGGCAGACCTACGCCAACGTCGCGCTGGCCAAGGTCGCCGACGGCTCGCTCGACCTCGGCTTCGTCCGGTTGCCGGTCAACCAGCCCGGTGTGCGGACGCGGGTGATCGAGGTGGAGGAGCTGATCTGCGCGCTGCCCACCGACCACCCGCTGGCCCGGCAGGAGCGCATCCGGATCGAGCAGCTGGCCGACGAGCCGTTCGTCAGCTTCCCGGCCAACGCCGGCTCCACCCTGCGCGACGCGCTGGTCAAGGCGTGCGTGTCGGCCGGGTTCAACCCGCGCGTCGTCCAGGAGGCGCCGGACTCCTACACGATCCTCGCGCTCGTGGCCGCGGGCGTCGGCGTCACCCTCACCCTGACCTCCTGCCAGCACATCCAGCAGACCGGCCTGGTCTACCGCCCGCTCGCGGGCGACCCGATCCGGATGCACGCCGCGCTGGCCTGGCGCGCGGACAACACCTCCGCGGCGTTGCGCACCGTGCTGGAGATCGCCGAGGAGGCCCTGCCCACCCCGACGGGGCTGAAGAACGCCGATTGA
- a CDS encoding FAD-dependent monooxygenase, translating into MKIVCIGAGPAGLYFAISAKLRDAGHEITVVERDPPGATYGWGVVYWDDLLDALYINDRESAQRVRAASTVWQEQVVAIHGQRAYLNGYGYSVNRATLLDVLAQRATDLGVDVQYERTAEDLAEFDDADLVVVADGANSRTRQRMADEFGTQLDQGDNPYLWLGTTRMFDKFTFGFEQTPQGWVWFHAYPSAAGVSTFIVECQERTWRALGFDEFDDAATTRLLEEVFDEHLAGHALISSARGKPASWQRFTQVYNQTWRHDNAVLVGDAAHTTHFTIGSGTRLAMIDAVVLAEKLQEHEQLDHALKEYDGEGHAAMRVVQAAARTSMAWFENVDRYTDRNAVDFCYAMSSRSGLQPPWRYQAHRLAQNRAAREALRLSATGLRWWRARRRGESWKQAAATHP; encoded by the coding sequence ATGAAGATCGTGTGCATCGGGGCCGGACCCGCCGGTCTCTACTTCGCCATCTCCGCGAAGCTGCGGGACGCTGGGCACGAGATCACCGTCGTCGAGCGCGACCCGCCCGGCGCCACCTACGGCTGGGGCGTCGTGTACTGGGACGACCTGCTGGACGCGCTCTACATCAACGACCGGGAGAGCGCGCAGCGCGTCCGCGCCGCCTCGACGGTCTGGCAGGAGCAGGTCGTGGCGATCCACGGCCAGCGCGCCTACCTCAACGGGTACGGCTACAGCGTCAACCGCGCCACGCTGCTGGACGTCCTCGCCCAGCGCGCCACCGACCTCGGCGTGGACGTGCAGTACGAGCGGACGGCCGAGGACCTCGCCGAGTTCGACGACGCCGACCTGGTGGTCGTCGCCGACGGCGCGAACAGCCGGACCCGGCAGCGCATGGCCGACGAGTTCGGCACCCAGCTGGACCAGGGCGACAACCCCTACCTCTGGCTGGGCACCACCCGGATGTTCGACAAGTTCACCTTCGGCTTCGAGCAGACCCCGCAGGGGTGGGTCTGGTTCCACGCCTACCCGTCGGCCGCCGGGGTCAGCACCTTCATCGTCGAGTGCCAGGAGCGGACCTGGCGCGCGCTGGGCTTCGACGAATTCGACGACGCGGCGACCACCCGGCTGCTCGAAGAGGTCTTCGACGAGCACCTGGCCGGGCACGCGTTGATCAGCTCGGCCCGCGGCAAGCCCGCGTCCTGGCAGCGCTTCACGCAGGTCTACAACCAGACCTGGCGGCACGACAACGCGGTGCTGGTCGGCGACGCCGCGCACACCACGCACTTCACCATCGGTTCGGGGACCCGGCTGGCGATGATCGACGCCGTGGTGCTCGCCGAGAAGCTGCAGGAGCACGAGCAGCTGGACCACGCGCTCAAGGAGTACGACGGCGAGGGGCACGCCGCGATGCGCGTGGTGCAGGCCGCCGCGCGCACCAGCATGGCCTGGTTCGAGAACGTCGACCGCTACACCGACCGGAACGCGGTGGACTTCTGCTACGCGATGTCCTCGCGCAGCGGGCTGCAACCGCCCTGGCGGTACCAGGCGCACCGGCTGGCGCAGAACCGCGCGGCGCGCGAGGCGCTGCGGCTGTCCGCGACCGGGCTGCGGTGGTGGCGGGCCCGGCGACGCGGTGAGTCCTGGAAGCAGGCCGCGGCCACCCACCCCTGA
- a CDS encoding CoA-transferase subunit beta produces the protein MNAGAITSSELLAAVASRELVGKNTVFAGIGLPTLAVSLAQRTVAPDIEIVYESGVCGAHPTHLPETIADSVLITGSEAVLSMPALFGYVLQGGRIDVGFLGAAQIDRWGNLNSSVIGDWHAPKVRLPGSGGAMEVMANSREVFVVMRRHDPRSLVAELDFCTSPGPDRALRDGIRPRGAGVTRVITDLGILARDGAGEELRLVATHPGVTVEQVRAATGWDLAVADELTTVEPPTEAELRLLREDVDPDRVYLR, from the coding sequence ATGAACGCCGGAGCGATCACGTCGTCCGAACTGCTCGCCGCGGTGGCCTCCCGCGAACTGGTCGGCAAGAACACCGTGTTCGCCGGGATCGGGCTGCCCACCTTGGCGGTGTCGCTGGCGCAGCGGACCGTCGCACCGGACATCGAGATCGTCTACGAGTCGGGCGTGTGCGGCGCGCACCCCACGCACCTGCCGGAGACCATCGCCGACTCGGTGCTCATCACCGGGTCCGAGGCGGTGCTGTCGATGCCGGCGCTGTTCGGGTACGTGCTGCAGGGCGGTCGCATCGACGTCGGCTTCCTCGGGGCCGCGCAGATCGACCGCTGGGGCAACCTGAACTCCTCGGTGATCGGTGACTGGCACGCGCCGAAGGTGCGGCTGCCCGGCTCGGGCGGCGCGATGGAGGTGATGGCCAACTCCCGCGAGGTGTTCGTGGTGATGCGCCGGCACGACCCGCGCTCGCTCGTCGCCGAGCTCGACTTCTGCACCTCGCCCGGCCCGGACCGCGCGCTGCGCGACGGGATCCGGCCGCGCGGGGCGGGAGTCACCCGGGTGATCACCGACCTCGGCATCCTGGCCCGCGACGGCGCCGGCGAGGAGCTGCGCCTGGTCGCCACCCACCCCGGCGTGACGGTGGAGCAGGTCCGCGCCGCCACCGGGTGGGACCTGGCGGTGGCCGACGAGCTGACCACCGTCGAACCGCCCACCGAGGCCGAGCTCCGGCTGCTGCGCGAGGACGTCGACCCGGACCGGGTCTACCTCCGCTGA